The following are from one region of the SAR324 cluster bacterium genome:
- the leuB gene encoding 3-isopropylmalate dehydrogenase produces MSKNIVITPGDGIGKEVTAQARKVMEYMAKRFKLVLEFTEVPIGGTAYDLTGTPLPDETLQACKAADAILLGAVGGPQWEALDYSVRPERALLGLRGELQLYANLRPAQIYGELVGASTLKPEVVDGADIMVIRELTGGIYFGQPKGMEIRNGERVGFNTLVYSESEIRRIAKVGFETAQKRSGRLTSVDKANVLEATELWRNVVQEVHNDYPDIELSHMYVDNAAMQLIRAPKQFDTIVTTNMFGDILSDAAAMITGSIGMLPSASLGGKVGLYEPVHGSAPDIAGQNLANPLATILSVGMLFRYSLDLREADELIQKAVENTIKIYRTADIMAEGKTSVGCQWMGEEVIKSLEQI; encoded by the coding sequence ATGTCGAAGAATATTGTCATCACTCCAGGTGACGGAATTGGGAAAGAGGTCACTGCTCAGGCACGCAAAGTCATGGAATACATGGCGAAGCGCTTCAAGTTAGTTCTTGAATTCACTGAAGTGCCAATCGGAGGTACTGCTTATGATTTAACAGGAACACCTCTACCTGACGAAACCCTCCAAGCTTGTAAAGCTGCGGATGCCATTCTTTTAGGCGCTGTCGGCGGACCTCAGTGGGAAGCTCTTGACTACTCAGTTCGACCAGAGAGAGCATTACTCGGACTACGAGGAGAATTGCAGCTTTATGCCAATCTACGACCAGCACAAATCTATGGAGAATTGGTTGGAGCATCTACACTGAAGCCCGAAGTTGTCGATGGTGCTGACATCATGGTCATTCGTGAGCTGACGGGGGGAATTTATTTTGGACAGCCTAAAGGTATGGAGATCCGGAACGGAGAACGAGTTGGTTTCAATACTCTAGTCTATTCTGAGTCTGAGATTCGTCGAATAGCCAAGGTGGGCTTTGAGACTGCACAGAAACGTAGCGGTCGTTTGACATCCGTCGACAAGGCAAATGTGCTAGAGGCTACAGAATTATGGCGCAACGTCGTTCAGGAAGTCCACAATGACTATCCAGACATAGAGCTAAGCCATATGTATGTTGACAACGCTGCCATGCAATTGATTAGAGCACCAAAGCAATTCGATACGATTGTGACCACCAACATGTTTGGAGACATTTTAAGTGACGCAGCCGCAATGATCACTGGCTCTATTGGCATGCTCCCATCTGCAAGTCTTGGAGGAAAGGTCGGCCTATATGAGCCTGTGCACGGCTCGGCACCAGATATTGCTGGGCAAAATCTGGCAAATCCACTTGCAACAATCCTTTCTGTAGGGATGCTTTTCCGTTACTCGCTTGACCTTCGCGAGGCAGATGAACTGATCCAAAAAGCTGTTGAGAACACGATCAAAATCTACCGGACCGCTGACATCATGGCAGAAGGAAAAACAAGTGTTGGTTGTCAATGGATGGGAGAGGAAGTGATAAAAAGCTTAGAACAGATCTGA